A single genomic interval of Heterodontus francisci isolate sHetFra1 chromosome 45, sHetFra1.hap1, whole genome shotgun sequence harbors:
- the LOC137356503 gene encoding histone H1-like, with amino-acid sequence MTDTAGAETAPPAPAAQVKTAKKKKAAPRNKSAGPTLSEQILKIVADCTDRKGTSLPAIKKALGRSGVDVGKFRTQIKQSIRRNVNKGSLVQSSGTGASGSFRIPKQGTKGNVGKKVKSGAGKKPLVKKTAGKKVTAKKSAAKKLPVKKLAAKKSAAKKAAGKKVTSKKAATPKKSPAKKAALPKKSPVKKAKKPKSATGGKVLKKVQSSRGKTKPKAAKAQKAAPGKK; translated from the coding sequence atgaccgatacagcaggcgccgaaacggctcctccagctcccgccgctcaagtcaagactgccaagaagaagaaagcggctccccggaacaagtcAGCCGGTCCCACGTTGAGCGAGCAGATCCTCAAGATTGTAGCGGATTGCACCGATCGCAAGGGGACCTCACtgcccgccataaagaaggctctgggtcggAGCGGTGTGGACGTGGGGAAGTTCAGGacccaaatcaagcaaagtatcaggaggaatgtgaacaaaggctccctggtgcagagcagcggtacgggcgcctccggctccttcagaaTCCCTAAGCAGGGAACCAAGGGAAATGTGGGAAAGAAAGTGAAGTCAGGAGCAGGCAAAAAACCTTTAGTGAAGAAGACAGCTGGCAAGAAAGTGACAGcaaagaaatcagcagccaagaaattaccagtcaagaaactagcagccaagaaATCGGCAGCAAAGAaagcagcaggcaagaaagtgaCCAGCAAGAAGGCGGCAACGCCAAAGAAATCTCCagcgaagaaagcagcgcttccgaAAAAGTCTCCTGTGAAGAAGGCCAAAAAACCCAAGAGTGCCACGGGCGGAAAGGTGCTCAAGAAAGTTCAATCATCAAGGGGCAAGACcaagccgaaagcagcaaaggctcagaaagcagcccctggaaagaagtga
- the LOC137356304 gene encoding histone H2A.J-like, whose translation MSGRGKTGGKARSKAKSRSSRAGLQFPVGRVHRFLKKGNYAERVGAGAPVYLAAVLEYLTAEILELAGNAARDNKKTRIIPRHLQLAVRNDEELNRLLGGVTIAQGGVLPNIQAVLLPKKTSAQSTKSK comes from the coding sequence atgtctggaagagggaagaccggtggtaaagctcggtccaaggccaagtctcgctcctcccgggctggactgcagttcccggtgggccgtgttcacaggttccttaaaaaggggaactatgctgagcgggtgggtgccggagccccggtctatctggctgctgtgctcgagtatctgacagctgaaatcctcgagctggccggcaacgcggcccgggacaacaagaagacccgcatcatccccagacacctgcagctggcagtccgcaacgacgaggagctcaacaggctgctgggaggggtgactatcgctcagggcggggtgctgcctaatatccaggccgtgctgctacccaagaaaaccagcgctcagagcaccAAGAGCAAGTGA